Proteins encoded within one genomic window of Myxococcus virescens:
- a CDS encoding ferritin-like domain-containing protein: MARRALGAGWADDAVPDVSGLTPWQRTVLGEVWMYSAGLEHASVPAFSKLSLKLSALGAPSELLEDCHLAALDEIRHARRCFALANAYSGVGWTAGTIPELGQGSTPPSPMDSGDTWARLVRGSLLDGCLAEGMASLVAGEGARRASDPVVRETLSVISEDEGRHAELAWDVIAFALKRGGRSAKDALRQALLALESQQTPALPRILGVDEDFLARNGVLPQVELGRLMAVCIDRTRARAEALLAPSNLSMRHGLSDFQGAPVSSSRDAVPTEAAPRC, encoded by the coding sequence GTGGCTCGCCGAGCGCTGGGCGCGGGCTGGGCGGACGACGCCGTTCCGGATGTCTCGGGGCTCACACCCTGGCAGCGAACGGTGCTCGGGGAGGTTTGGATGTACTCAGCGGGCCTGGAGCATGCGTCCGTTCCCGCCTTCTCGAAGTTGTCGCTCAAGCTCTCCGCGTTGGGGGCGCCCTCGGAGCTCCTGGAGGACTGTCACCTGGCGGCGCTGGATGAAATTCGTCATGCCAGGCGGTGCTTCGCGCTCGCCAACGCCTACTCGGGAGTGGGCTGGACGGCGGGAACGATTCCGGAGCTTGGACAGGGAAGTACGCCGCCTTCCCCGATGGATTCGGGAGATACCTGGGCCCGGCTGGTGCGCGGTTCGCTGCTGGATGGATGTCTGGCCGAGGGGATGGCCTCCCTGGTCGCCGGCGAAGGCGCGAGGCGGGCCTCAGACCCTGTCGTCCGGGAGACCTTGTCGGTCATCTCCGAGGACGAGGGGCGGCACGCAGAGCTGGCCTGGGACGTCATCGCGTTCGCCCTGAAGCGGGGCGGCCGGAGTGCAAAGGACGCGTTGCGCCAGGCCCTCTTGGCGCTGGAGTCGCAGCAGACGCCCGCGCTCCCTCGCATCCTGGGCGTCGACGAGGATTTTCTCGCGCGAAACGGCGTCCTGCCCCAGGTGGAACTGGGGCGACTGATGGCGGTGTGCATCGACCGGACGCGCGCCCGGGCGGAGGCGCTGCTGGCGCCGTCGAACCTCTCGATGCGGCACGGCCTCAGTGACTTCCAGGGGGCGCCCGTTTCGTCTTCGCGGGACGCGGTGCCCACGGAGGCCGCGCCGCGCTGCTGA
- a CDS encoding PKD domain-containing protein → MSKSNQSAPTLSRRSLLPTLAALALAVAAPDASAYSAIYGGGPFYSGETAVMNDLRGSGFTTVILWSFHIEENGDLIYNDIPVVKNGAYMGDPTWPARLATLKTAPTSVNRIEVSIGAWGVPDFERMIRLVNGTAPGCGTTIVCGTGSNSILYRNFQALKAATGADAVNFDDESAYDLAPTTTFSQMLIGMGYKITFAPYTQQTFWRNLRNNLGGAVDRIYLQVYAGGAGNNPASWNTAMGMTVAPGLWSKHGSGCASGDSPATVQSRMSNWKTSAGINGGFMWLYDDIQQCSAQGTSAQYAAAINTAVSGNTPPVANFGVTVSGLTATFSDASTDADGTIASHSWNFGDGSTSTATNPSRTYASAGNYNVTLTVTDNGGASHTKAQTVSVGSGYANLALNRPTTSSAPCNSTESAAKAVNGSVSGGTTDKFCSLTSPAWMQVDLGTAQTVSSFTIQHAGAGGESTAWNSRAFNIQTSSNGSTWSTPVTVSNNTGSTSSHAITATSARYIRLNVTTPTQNSDPATRIYEFEVR, encoded by the coding sequence ATGTCGAAATCGAATCAGTCCGCGCCGACCCTTTCTCGCCGCAGCCTGTTGCCAACACTCGCCGCGCTCGCCCTGGCTGTCGCCGCGCCGGACGCCAGCGCATACTCGGCGATCTACGGCGGCGGCCCGTTCTATTCCGGCGAGACCGCGGTGATGAACGACCTGCGCGGCTCGGGTTTCACCACGGTCATCCTGTGGAGCTTCCACATCGAGGAGAACGGTGACCTGATCTACAACGACATTCCAGTGGTCAAGAACGGCGCCTACATGGGCGACCCAACATGGCCGGCCCGGCTGGCCACGCTGAAGACCGCGCCGACCTCGGTCAATCGCATCGAGGTGTCGATCGGTGCCTGGGGTGTTCCGGACTTCGAACGCATGATTCGACTGGTCAACGGCACCGCGCCCGGCTGCGGCACCACCATCGTCTGCGGGACCGGAAGCAACAGCATCCTGTACAGGAACTTCCAGGCGCTGAAGGCCGCCACCGGCGCCGACGCCGTGAACTTCGACGACGAAAGCGCCTACGACCTGGCCCCGACCACGACCTTCAGCCAGATGCTCATCGGGATGGGTTACAAGATCACCTTCGCGCCGTACACGCAGCAGACGTTCTGGCGGAACCTCAGGAACAACCTCGGCGGCGCCGTCGATAGAATCTACCTGCAAGTGTACGCCGGCGGCGCCGGCAACAACCCCGCGAGTTGGAACACCGCCATGGGCATGACTGTCGCCCCTGGCTTGTGGTCCAAGCATGGCAGCGGCTGCGCGTCGGGCGACAGCCCGGCCACGGTGCAGTCCCGGATGAGCAACTGGAAGACCAGCGCCGGAATCAACGGCGGCTTCATGTGGTTGTACGACGACATCCAGCAGTGCAGCGCGCAGGGGACGAGCGCGCAGTATGCGGCGGCAATCAACACCGCCGTCAGCGGCAACACCCCGCCGGTGGCGAACTTCGGTGTCACCGTCAGCGGCCTCACCGCGACCTTCAGCGATGCGTCCACCGATGCGGACGGAACCATCGCCTCACACAGCTGGAATTTCGGCGACGGCAGCACCTCCACCGCGACCAACCCTTCGCGCACCTATGCAAGCGCCGGCAACTACAACGTCACCCTGACCGTCACCGACAACGGCGGCGCCAGCCATACGAAGGCCCAGACGGTGTCCGTTGGTTCGGGCTACGCCAATCTGGCGTTGAACAGGCCCACCACCAGTTCAGCCCCCTGCAACAGCACCGAATCGGCCGCCAAGGCGGTCAACGGCAGCGTCTCGGGCGGCACCACCGACAAGTTCTGCTCACTGACCTCGCCGGCGTGGATGCAGGTCGACCTCGGTACGGCGCAGACAGTCAGCAGCTTCACGATCCAGCACGCGGGGGCGGGCGGTGAATCGACGGCTTGGAACAGCAGGGCGTTCAACATCCAGACGTCGAGCAACGGGTCCACTTGGAGCACGCCCGTCACGGTGAGCAACAACACTGGCAGCACTTCGTCCCATGCAATCACGGCGACGTCGGCGCGTTACATCCGGCTCAACGTGACGACGCCGACTCAGAACAGCGACCCAGCGACGCGCATCTACGAGTTCGAAGTTCGCTGA
- a CDS encoding helix-turn-helix domain-containing protein, producing the protein MMHTLYRPHAPLDKFVDFFWVSSGYVGQTPRERVLPSGSQSLIVPLGAIPLRVYSSDQTDEAAEIRGAIVTGARSSPLTIATVAGPTAGIDFKPGGARVFLDVPCNEFAEQVISLEAIWGASAHSLRERIMEASSPRERVRLLEEHLLHRLRRPAEPAPALRAALAAFEESDLTSVAEVNRRTGLSPKRLLALFREEVGLSPKAYWRVRRFRAALLDVEQGALRGAALAAEHGYFDQAHFLREFRSLAGSSPREYLATRVEGTDHVAVSG; encoded by the coding sequence ATGATGCACACGCTCTATCGGCCCCACGCGCCTCTCGACAAGTTCGTGGACTTCTTCTGGGTGTCCTCCGGCTACGTCGGCCAGACGCCACGAGAACGTGTGCTGCCGTCGGGCTCGCAGTCCCTTATCGTCCCTCTCGGCGCCATCCCACTGCGCGTCTACTCCAGCGACCAGACAGACGAGGCCGCTGAAATCCGGGGCGCGATCGTCACCGGCGCGAGAAGCAGCCCGCTGACCATCGCGACCGTGGCTGGCCCGACCGCCGGTATCGACTTCAAGCCCGGCGGCGCGCGCGTCTTCCTCGACGTGCCCTGCAACGAATTCGCGGAACAAGTCATTTCGCTGGAGGCGATATGGGGCGCGTCGGCGCACTCACTGCGCGAACGGATAATGGAGGCATCCTCACCGCGCGAGCGCGTGCGACTGCTGGAAGAACACCTCCTGCACCGACTGCGCCGGCCCGCCGAACCAGCGCCCGCGCTTCGTGCGGCGCTGGCCGCGTTCGAGGAATCCGACCTCACGTCGGTCGCTGAAGTCAATCGCCGCACGGGGCTCTCCCCCAAGCGCCTGCTGGCCCTGTTCCGCGAGGAAGTCGGCTTGAGTCCGAAGGCGTACTGGCGCGTTCGACGGTTTCGGGCGGCGCTCCTCGACGTCGAACAGGGCGCCTTGCGTGGCGCCGCGTTGGCCGCCGAGCACGGCTACTTCGACCAGGCCCACTTCCTTCGCGAGTTCCGGTCGCTCGCCGGCTCAAGCCCCCGCGAGTACCTGGCAACGCGCGTCGAGGGCACCGACCACGTGGCGGTCTCCGGGTAA
- a CDS encoding ABC transporter ATP-binding protein, with protein MSADSPATRAQERPLRGLGALLGPQGPLVAGAALSSTMAAALALVPFFVVARMATSIYATPPDLDAVRALALLAAGALALRYILVAAANMLAHVAAFRILHDLRVRLAKKLGAVPLSFFSRRGAGELKKTLMDDVNQLEAFVAHHFPDAVTALVVPLATAVALLWIDWRMALASLVMAPLAVMAMAVAMREVGKAHQQWNELQNRMNRSLLEYLRGIHVIKTFGLSARRFSDLSRSIEEGLAWMEGFMRTNGRGYGAFGALIGSSLVVLVPMGGWLYTRGTLSLESLVLFLVLGPQLLMSMMRLMFAWGNVDRIQAGNARIQAILAAPDLDTPASAARPTHDGVAFRGVSFRYEDGGPEVLRDVSFEAPAGKVTALVGPSGAGKTTLVRLVPRLWEATNGAVELGGVDVRALPLDQLLSHLSMVFQDVFLFHGTVRENLCLARPDATDAQVDAACRAARAYDFIQALPGKYDTLLGERGARLSGGEKQRLSIARALLKDAPVLLLDEATAFADPENEARIQEALSELCAGRTVLVVAHRLSTIATADHIVVLDGGHVNDQGTHDELLARCALYQQLWRNHTEALDWSLGEPGTPDIQKEVV; from the coding sequence ATGAGCGCCGACTCCCCCGCCACGCGGGCCCAGGAACGCCCTCTCAGGGGCCTTGGGGCACTGCTCGGACCGCAGGGGCCGCTCGTTGCTGGGGCCGCGCTCTCGTCGACCATGGCGGCGGCCCTCGCATTGGTGCCGTTCTTCGTCGTCGCACGCATGGCGACCTCGATCTACGCGACGCCGCCGGACCTCGACGCGGTTCGCGCGCTCGCCCTCCTCGCCGCGGGTGCGCTCGCGTTGCGTTACATCCTCGTCGCCGCCGCGAACATGCTGGCGCACGTCGCCGCGTTCCGCATCCTCCATGACCTGCGCGTGCGGCTCGCGAAGAAGCTCGGCGCCGTTCCGCTCTCGTTTTTCAGCCGTCGTGGCGCGGGCGAGCTGAAGAAGACACTGATGGACGACGTGAACCAGCTCGAGGCGTTCGTCGCGCATCACTTCCCGGATGCGGTCACCGCGCTCGTCGTCCCGCTCGCGACGGCCGTCGCCCTCCTGTGGATTGACTGGCGCATGGCCCTTGCCAGCCTCGTGATGGCACCGCTCGCCGTCATGGCGATGGCCGTCGCCATGCGCGAGGTCGGCAAGGCCCATCAACAGTGGAACGAGCTCCAGAACCGGATGAACCGCTCGCTGCTCGAATACCTGCGGGGCATCCACGTCATCAAGACCTTCGGCCTGTCCGCGCGGCGCTTCAGCGACCTCTCGCGCTCCATCGAGGAAGGGCTCGCGTGGATGGAGGGTTTCATGCGCACCAACGGCCGTGGCTACGGCGCGTTCGGCGCGCTCATCGGCTCGAGCCTCGTCGTCCTCGTCCCCATGGGCGGGTGGCTCTACACGCGCGGCACGCTTTCGCTCGAGTCGCTCGTGCTCTTCCTCGTACTCGGGCCGCAGCTCCTCATGTCGATGATGCGGCTGATGTTCGCGTGGGGCAACGTTGACCGGATCCAGGCGGGCAACGCGCGCATCCAGGCCATCCTCGCGGCGCCCGACCTTGACACTCCCGCGAGCGCCGCGCGGCCCACGCACGATGGCGTCGCGTTCCGTGGCGTCAGTTTCCGTTACGAAGACGGCGGTCCGGAGGTCCTCCGCGACGTCTCTTTCGAAGCGCCCGCGGGCAAGGTCACGGCACTGGTCGGGCCTTCGGGCGCTGGCAAGACGACGCTCGTGAGGCTCGTGCCTCGGCTCTGGGAGGCGACGAACGGCGCGGTTGAACTCGGCGGCGTCGACGTGCGCGCGCTCCCGCTCGACCAGCTGCTCTCCCACCTCTCGATGGTGTTCCAGGACGTCTTCCTCTTCCACGGCACCGTTCGCGAGAACCTGTGTCTCGCTCGGCCCGATGCCACCGATGCGCAAGTCGATGCCGCGTGTCGCGCCGCGCGTGCGTACGACTTCATCCAGGCGCTTCCCGGGAAGTACGACACGCTGCTCGGTGAGCGCGGCGCCCGCCTCTCCGGGGGCGAGAAGCAACGCCTGTCCATCGCGCGGGCGCTCCTCAAAGACGCCCCGGTGCTGCTGCTCGACGAGGCGACGGCTTTCGCCGACCCCGAGAATGAGGCGCGCATCCAAGAAGCGCTGTCCGAGCTATGCGCGGGGCGGACGGTGCTCGTCGTCGCCCACCGGCTTTCGACCATCGCCACCGCGGACCACATCGTCGTCCTCGACGGCGGGCACGTGAATGACCAGGGGACGCACGACGAATTGCTCGCGCGCTGCGCCTTGTACCAGCAACTCTGGCGCAACCACACCGAAGCGCTCGACTGGTCACTGGGCGAGCCGGGCACTCCTGACATCCAGAAGGAGGTGGTGTGA
- a CDS encoding ABC transporter ATP-binding protein, whose product MLRELFMLGERLAGRKDARLRRGLLFAFSEALAVAAPYTLVLFFVREALEHRLSMHLTWWLTGGIALSVLLRLAFSIRAMSNIFVAAHALMGQARIRTADHLRRLPMGFFTQRRSGELAGVLTTDVALVEDVWSHTIGVFTASFALPMLVGLGLCFLDWRLGLIILAALPVALRVLAATTPLFVREFEAVLEASADVNARVVEYVQGIAVLRAFGRHGEVYQRFVKAMERLRDALIRADVLPSPLLAVFGFVVEMSFVAVAYAGSTLALRGSIQPAVLLVFLIVTVGVVRQVADLGVALLMLRASQRALGRVDRLLAEKPLAEPSVRAASIQQFDVEVDAVSFAYEDATVLDGVSVTFPERSMTALVGASGSGKSTLVHLVARLWDIPQGAIRIGGVDIRDIPFEELHQHLAMVFQDVVLFSGTILDNLRVGRPDASLEEVQRAARAARAHDFITALPDGYDTLLGEGGGTLSGGERQRLSIARAILKDAPIVLLDEATASVDASAEAEIQRAIDELVRKKTVVVIAHRLRTVRRAHRIIVLDKGRVAESGTHDELLAKRGVYAALWQEQERAKGWRLAASTAARVTEERT is encoded by the coding sequence ATGCTCAGGGAGCTCTTCATGCTCGGCGAGCGGCTCGCGGGCCGAAAGGACGCACGGCTCCGGCGCGGCCTTCTCTTCGCCTTCTCCGAGGCACTCGCGGTCGCCGCGCCCTACACCCTGGTCCTCTTCTTCGTTCGCGAAGCGCTCGAGCACCGGCTCTCGATGCACCTGACGTGGTGGCTCACCGGCGGCATCGCGCTCTCGGTGCTGCTGCGCCTGGCGTTCTCGATCAGAGCGATGTCCAACATCTTCGTCGCCGCGCACGCGCTCATGGGACAAGCGCGCATCCGCACCGCCGACCACCTGCGACGCCTTCCCATGGGTTTCTTCACGCAGCGAAGGAGCGGTGAACTGGCAGGCGTGCTCACCACCGATGTCGCGCTTGTCGAAGACGTGTGGTCGCACACCATCGGCGTCTTCACGGCGAGCTTCGCGCTGCCGATGCTCGTCGGTCTCGGCCTCTGTTTCCTCGATTGGCGCCTGGGGCTCATCATCCTCGCCGCCCTACCGGTGGCGCTCCGCGTGCTGGCCGCGACCACGCCCCTCTTCGTGCGAGAGTTCGAAGCCGTGCTGGAGGCCTCGGCGGATGTCAACGCCCGCGTCGTCGAATACGTGCAGGGCATCGCCGTGCTTCGGGCGTTCGGCCGGCACGGCGAGGTCTACCAGCGCTTCGTGAAGGCAATGGAGCGCCTGCGCGACGCCCTCATCCGCGCCGATGTCTTGCCCTCCCCGCTGCTCGCCGTGTTCGGCTTCGTCGTCGAGATGAGCTTCGTCGCGGTGGCCTACGCCGGAAGCACCCTGGCGTTGCGCGGTTCGATTCAGCCCGCGGTGCTGCTCGTCTTCCTCATCGTGACGGTCGGGGTCGTTCGTCAGGTCGCGGATCTCGGAGTGGCACTGCTCATGCTTCGAGCGTCTCAGCGCGCGCTCGGTCGCGTTGATCGGCTCCTCGCGGAGAAGCCGCTCGCGGAACCGTCCGTAAGAGCGGCGTCGATCCAGCAGTTCGACGTGGAGGTCGACGCAGTGTCCTTCGCGTACGAAGACGCGACCGTGCTCGACGGCGTCTCGGTGACGTTCCCCGAGCGCTCGATGACCGCGCTCGTCGGTGCCTCGGGCTCAGGCAAGTCGACGCTGGTCCACCTCGTGGCGCGGCTGTGGGACATCCCGCAGGGTGCCATCCGCATCGGCGGCGTCGACATCCGGGACATTCCGTTCGAGGAACTGCACCAGCACCTCGCGATGGTGTTCCAGGACGTCGTCCTCTTCTCCGGGACCATCCTCGATAACCTGCGCGTTGGACGGCCCGACGCCTCGCTCGAGGAAGTCCAGCGTGCAGCGCGGGCAGCGCGCGCTCACGACTTCATCACCGCCTTGCCGGACGGCTACGACACCCTGCTCGGGGAAGGAGGAGGAACCCTCTCGGGGGGTGAGCGCCAGCGCTTGTCCATCGCGCGTGCCATCCTCAAGGACGCCCCCATTGTGCTTCTCGACGAGGCCACTGCCTCTGTCGACGCGTCGGCGGAGGCTGAAATCCAGCGCGCCATCGACGAACTGGTCCGGAAGAAGACCGTCGTCGTGATCGCACATCGGCTGCGCACCGTGCGGCGGGCGCACCGCATCATCGTGCTCGACAAGGGGCGCGTCGCGGAGTCAGGCACGCACGACGAATTGCTCGCGAAGCGCGGCGTCTACGCAGCGCTCTGGCAGGAACAGGAGCGGGCCAAGGGCTGGCGGCTCGCGGCGAGCACCGCCGCCCGCGTCACCGAGGAGCGGACCTGA
- a CDS encoding DUF3943 domain-containing protein translates to MNPLPVHRVSGLLLVFSLVSGGDAGAAPADAPLVSEACVEAVPAEPRLLVPELVHPPRRAIWNAPDGGGRNFVVPIVEMGAFHAIFWGTAKLLGKPYADISLETMRRNVADGWAWDEDAFATNALGHPYQGSLAYTAARSSGFGFWGSVPFTVASSVLWELFMESETPSTNDLITTSIGGVVLGEVLHRTALAILDEGEPTVARSVLSLLVEPVGGINRYLFGRRKNDFLPVQGNFLQLMAGLTSNVDNYNDIDGTRFDVPNKMEGHLGVEMVYGPPQLTTSDYDQPFDYFTLTARMGFSRDTLTVGFFSRGLLYGDRFEFRSISGLWGLMAGYDFANPNTLRVSTVSLGIGGVAQVPLTSQLTLDVTANMAGVPFGHGGGLTSPESARDYHFGPGAQSAFELGLVRRGVGRVGVSVRNYLISGAFLGEGVELITYATARAELLLADQHGVALEAFVANRAGEFGSVSDAIRQRATQIRLLWTVSKGTGFGTR, encoded by the coding sequence ATGAACCCGCTCCCCGTGCATCGCGTCTCAGGCCTGCTCCTTGTGTTCTCGCTCGTCTCAGGAGGCGACGCAGGCGCGGCGCCCGCGGATGCCCCCCTGGTGTCGGAGGCGTGCGTCGAGGCCGTTCCCGCGGAGCCCCGGCTCCTCGTGCCGGAGCTCGTGCACCCGCCTCGTCGCGCCATCTGGAACGCGCCGGATGGAGGAGGGCGCAATTTCGTTGTGCCCATCGTGGAGATGGGCGCCTTCCACGCCATCTTCTGGGGGACGGCGAAGCTCCTCGGCAAGCCCTACGCGGACATCTCGCTGGAGACCATGCGTCGCAACGTCGCCGATGGCTGGGCGTGGGACGAGGATGCGTTCGCGACCAATGCGCTCGGGCACCCCTACCAGGGCTCGCTGGCCTACACCGCGGCGCGCTCGAGCGGCTTCGGCTTCTGGGGCTCCGTCCCGTTCACGGTCGCGTCAAGCGTGTTGTGGGAGCTGTTCATGGAGTCTGAGACTCCATCCACGAACGACCTCATTACAACGTCCATCGGGGGCGTCGTGCTGGGCGAGGTCCTGCATCGCACCGCGCTCGCGATTCTCGACGAAGGCGAACCCACGGTGGCGCGCTCGGTGCTCTCGCTGCTCGTCGAACCCGTGGGCGGCATCAACCGTTACCTCTTTGGCCGCCGCAAGAACGACTTCCTCCCGGTGCAGGGGAACTTCCTCCAGTTGATGGCCGGCCTCACGAGCAACGTCGACAATTACAACGACATCGACGGCACGCGCTTCGATGTTCCCAACAAGATGGAGGGGCACCTCGGCGTCGAAATGGTCTACGGCCCCCCGCAGCTCACCACGAGCGACTATGACCAGCCCTTCGACTATTTCACGCTCACCGCGCGCATGGGCTTCTCGCGCGACACGCTGACGGTGGGATTCTTCAGCCGGGGGCTTCTCTACGGCGACCGCTTCGAGTTCCGCTCCATTTCGGGGCTCTGGGGTTTGATGGCGGGCTACGACTTCGCCAATCCGAACACGCTGCGGGTTTCCACGGTCAGCCTCGGCATCGGCGGGGTGGCGCAGGTTCCTCTCACGTCGCAGCTCACCCTGGACGTCACCGCGAACATGGCCGGGGTGCCGTTTGGTCATGGCGGCGGTCTCACCTCGCCGGAGTCCGCTCGTGACTACCACTTCGGGCCTGGGGCGCAGTCGGCCTTCGAGCTGGGCCTGGTGCGGCGGGGTGTCGGGCGCGTCGGCGTGTCCGTGCGCAACTATCTCATTTCGGGCGCCTTCCTCGGTGAGGGCGTGGAGCTCATCACCTATGCCACCGCGCGTGCCGAGCTCCTGCTCGCCGACCAACACGGCGTGGCGCTCGAAGCCTTCGTCGCCAACCGGGCGGGTGAGTTCGGCAGCGTTTCCGACGCCATCCGCCAGCGTGCAACGCAAATCCGTCTGCTGTGGACGGTCTCGAAGGGCACGGGCTTCGGAACGCGCTGA